A portion of the Trichomycterus rosablanca isolate fTriRos1 chromosome 17, fTriRos1.hap1, whole genome shotgun sequence genome contains these proteins:
- the LOC134331844 gene encoding ephrin type-B receptor 3-like: MNPIRTYQVCNVMEMNQNNWLRTDFIPRKDVLRVYVELKFTVRDCNSIPNIPGSCKETFNLFYYESDSDSATSTSPFWMENPYVKVDTIAPDESFSMLESGRVNAKIRSFGPLSKSGFYLAFQDLGACMSLISVRVFYKKCSTAIANFAVFPETATGAEATSLVIAPGTCVPNAVEQSVPLKLYCNGDGEWMVPVGSCTCMAGFEPAIKDSQCQACSPGLFKWKQGDGVCMPCPPNSRSISAASSICSCRNGFYRADSDTPDTACTAPPSAPRSVISNVNETSLVLEWSEPKELGGRDDLLYNVICKKCVAERGACTRCDDNVDVSPRHLGLTERRVTIRNLQAHTQYSFEIQAVNGVSNKNPYPPHYISVNITTNQAAPSAVPSVYLMGASASTMSLSWLPPMNPNGIILDYEIKYHEKDQGEAISHTMTAQRSSARIEGLKAATAYVVQVRARTVAGYGRYSNPTHFSTNHNVDMEKSLQEQLPLIVGSATAGLVFIIAVVVIAIVCLKKQRNGSESEYTEKLQQYMSAGTKVYIDPFTYEDPNEAIREFAKEIDISCVKIEEVIGAGEFGEVCRGRLKLPGRREIIVAIKTLKVGYTERQRRDFLSEASIMGQFDHPNIIRLEGVVTKSRPVMILTEFMENGALDSFLRLNDGQFTVIQLVGMLRGIASGMKYLCDMNYVHRDLAARNILVNSNLVCKVSDFGLSRFLEDDPADPTYTSSMGGKIPIRWTAPEAIAYRKFTSSGDVWSYGIVMWEVMSYGERPYWDMSNQDVINAVEQDYRLPPPMDCPTALHQLMLDCWVKERNLRPKFSQIVNTLDKLIRNAASLKVVANTPCGASQPLLDRSVPDYSTFTTVCDWLDAIKMSRYRENFLNAGFASFDLVAQMTSEDLLRIGVTLAGHQKKILSSIQDMRLQMNQTLPVQV, from the exons ATGAACCCCATCAGGACGTACCAGGTGTGTAACGTCATGGAGATGAATCAGAACAACTGGCTGAGGACGGATTTCATCCCCCGGAAGGACGTGCTGAGGGTCTACGTGGAGCTGAAGTTCACGGTTCGGGACTGTAACAGCATTCCCAACATCCCCGGCTCCTGCAAGGAGACCTTCAACCTCTTCTACTACGAGTCCGACTCCGACTCGGCCACCTCCACCAGCCCCTTCTGGATGGAGAACCCGTACGTCAAAGTGGACACCATCGCGCCCGACGAGAGCTTCTCCATGCTGGAGTCGGGGCGGGTCAACGCCAAGATCCGCAGCTTCGGCCCGCTCTCCAAAAGCGGCTTCTACCTGGCCTTCCAGGACCTGGGGGCGTGCATGTCGCTCATCTCCGTGCGAGTGTTCTATAAGAAGTGCTCCACCGCCATCGCCAACTTCGCCGTCTTCCCCGAGACTGCGACAGGCGCCGAAGCAACGTCTTTAGTGATCGCCCCGGGGACGTGTGTCCCGAACGCGGTGGAACAGTCCGTCCCTCTGAAGCTGTACTGTAACGGGGACGGAGAGTGGATGGTTCCTGTGGGCTCCTGCACCTGCATGGCTGGGTTCGAACCGGCCATTAAGGACTCGCAGTGTCAAG cctgCAGTCCTGGACTGTTTAAGTGGAAGCAGGGGGACGGTGTGTGTATGCCGTGTCCACCCAACAGTCGATCCATCTCCGCCGCCTCGTCCATCTGCAGCTGCAGGAACGGGTTCTACCGCGCCGACAGTGACACGCCCGATACCGCCTGCACCg CGCCCCCTTCAGCCCCCCGCAGCGTGATCTCCAACGTGAACGAGACGTCTCTGGTGCTGGAGTGGAGCGAACCCAAGGAACTGGGCGGCCGCGACGACCTGCTGTATAACGTCATCTGTAAGAAGTGCGTGGCGGAGCGCGGGGCGTGCACGCGGTGCGACGATAACGTGGACGTGTCGCCGCGTCACCTGGGCCTGACCGAGCGCCGCGTCACCATCCGGAACCTGCAGGCGCACACGCAGTACAGCTTCGAGATCCAGGCCGTCAACGGGGTGTCCAACAAGAACCCTTACCCGCCCCACTACATCTCCGTCAACATCACCACCAACCAGGCTG CTCCGTCAGCAGTTCCCTCTGTGTACCTGATGGGGGCGTCGGCGAGCACCATGAGTCTCTCCTGGCTTCCACCCATGAACCCAAACGGAATCATTCTGGATTATGAGATTAAATATCACGAGAAG gatcaGGGGGAGGCCATCTCACACACCATGACGGCTCAGAGGAGTTCGGCGAGGATCGAGGGGCTGAAGGCCGCCACCGCGTACGTGGTGCAGGTCCGAGCCCGAACGGTGGCTGGATACGGTCGCTATAGCAACCCAACCCACTTCAGCACCAACCACAacg TGGATATGGAGAAGTCTCTGCAGGAACAGTTGCCGTTGATCGTGGGCTCAGCGACGGCCGGGCTCGTCTTCATCATCGCCGTGGTCGTCATCGCCATCGTCTGTCTCAA GAAACAGAGGAACGGCTCCGAGTCCGAGTACAccgaaaaactccagcagtaca TGAGCGCCGGGACCAAGGTCTACATCGACCCCTTCACCTACGAGGACCCCAACGAAGCCATACGAGAGTTCGCTAAAGAGATCGACATCTCCTGCGTGAAGATCGAGGAGGTGATCGGAGCAG GAGAATTCGGAGAGGTGTGCAGGGGGCGTCTGAAGCTCCCCGGCCGGAGGGAGATCATCGTAGCCATTAAGACTCTGAAGGTGGGCTACACGGAGAGACAGAGGCGGGACTTCCTGAGTGAGGCCAGCATCATGGGACAGTTCGACCATCCCAACATCATCCGTCTGGAGGGCGTGGTCACCAAGAGCCGACCTGTCATGATCCTCACCGAATTCATGGAGAACGGAGCGCTGGACTCTTTCCTCCGG CTGAACGATGGTCAGTTCACGGTGATCCAGTTGGTGGGGATGCTGCGCGGTATAGCCAGCGGGATGAAGTACCTGTGTGACATGAACTACGTGCACCGCGACCTCGCCGCCCGCAACATTTTGGTCAACAGTAACCTGGTGTGTAAGGTGTCCGACTTCGGCCTGTCCAGGTTCCTGGAGGACGATCCCGCTGACCCCACCTACACCAGCTCAATG GGAGGGAAGATCCCCATTCGCTGGACCGCGCCCGAAGCCATCGCCTACAGGAAGTTCACCTCATCCGGCGACGTGTGGAGTTACGGGATCGTCATGTGGGAAGTGATGTCATACGGCGAGCGCCCATACTGGGACATGAGCAACCAGGAC GTCATAAACGCGGTAGAGCAGGACTATCGCTTACCCCCGCCCATGGACTGTCCCACTGCGCTGCACCAGTTGATGCTGGACTGTTGGGTGAAGGAGCGGAACCTCCGACCCAAATTCTCTCAGATCGTCAACACGCTGGATAAACTCATCCGCAACGCCGCCAGCCTGAAGGTGGTGGCTAACACGCCCTGCGG GGCGTCGCAGCCGCTGTTGGACCGCAGCGTACCCGATTACTCCACCTTCACCACCGTGTGCGACTGGCTCGACGCCATCAAGATGAGCCGCTACAGAGAGAACTTCCTGAACGCCGGCTTCGCCTCCTTCGACCTCGTGGCCCAGATGACCTCAGA GGATCTGCTGAGGATAGGCGTGACTCTCGCCGGCCACCAGAAGAAGATTTTGAGCAGCATTCAGGACATGAGACTGCAGATGAACCAAACTTTACCTGTGCAGGTGTGA